A segment of the Streptomyces sp. Tu 2975 genome:
ACCCGGTCCTTCGCCGAGGAGTCGGAGCGCCTGGTCGACCTCGAGGTGCGCTCGAGCATGGCCGGCCGCTGGCGGATGTCGACCATCGGCATCGTCATGGCGGCCATGCCGGCCCTCATCTACTGGGCCGCGGGCTTCGCGCTGCGGACCGGCGGGCCCGCCATCTCCATCGGCACGCTCGTCGCCTTCGTCTCGCTCCAGCAGGGCCTGTTCCGGCCCGCCGTGAGCCTGCTCTCCACCGGGGTGCAGATGCAGGCATCACTTGCCCTGTTCCAGCGGATCTTCGAATATCTCGACCTGCGCGTCGACATCACCGAGCCCGCGGAGCCCGTGGCGCTCGACAAGGTCCGGGGTGATGTGCGTTTCGAAAACGTCGGTTTCTCCTACGACCCCGCGCAGGAGCGGCCCACCCTCGACGGCATCGACCTCACCGTCCCCGCCGGCAGCTCGCTCGCGGTGGTCGGCCCCACCGGTTCCGGCAAGTCCACGCTGAGCTATCTGGTTCCCCGGCTGTACGACGTCACCGGCGGCCGGGTCACCATCGACGACGTCGACGTACGGGACCTGGCCTTCGACACGCTCGCACAGGCCGTGGGGGTCGTCTCCCAGGAGACGTACCTCTTCCATGCCTCCGTCGCAGAGAATCTGCGCTTCGCCAAGCCGGACGCCACGGACGAGGAACTCGAGGACGCCGCCCGCGCCGCGCAGATCCACGACCACATCGCCTCCCTCCCCGACGGGTACGACACCCTGGTCGGCGAGCGGGGTTACCGCTTCTCCGGCGGCGAGAAGCAGCGGCTCGCCCTCGCCCGCACGATTCTGCGCGACCCGCCGGTCCTGGTCCTCGACGAGGCGACCAGCGCGCTCGACACACGGACCGAGCACGCGGTGCAGCAGGCCATCGAGTCCCTCTCGCGGGGCCGTACCACGATCACCATCGCCCACCGGCTCTCCACGGTCAGGGACGCGGACGAGATCGTCGTGCTCGACGCGGGGCGCATCGCCGAGCGCGGCAGCCACCGTGAACTGCTCGAGCGGGACGGCCGCTACGCCGCCCTCGTCCGCAGGGACGCCGAGCCGGCCCCTGCCGCACCCTGACGGCGGCCACTCGGCGCCCGCGCGCTTCCGCCCCCCCCCGCACGGCGGCGCCGCCGCTCCCGTGGGACGGGGAGCGGCGGCGCCTGTCGTGAACGAGCCGTCAGACGAGCCGACCCACGAAGTGGACGATGCCGGCGAGCAGGTCGGTGATGAGGTTCATGGTGATGTTTTCTCCTCGTGCATGGTGCTGATCATGGGACCGCACAGTCGTCGCGGTCTGCAGCCCGCCGCTTGCGCACCGTAAGCATCTTGCATCGCAAGGGAGTTGGGCCGGCGAGACCGGTGCGACCACACGTTCCGGGGAACAACCGCGCGAGCGTTCGTTTGTTCGTGCCGGTGGGGTGGGCGCGTCCGTCCTCGAGCCGTACGCCGGTCAGACGGGTGCCGGTTCCTTCTCCAGCAGCCGGGTGATCTCCCGTACGGCGGCCCGCCCGGCGCGGTTCGCCCCGATCGTCGAGGCCGAAGGGCCGTAGCCGACGAGGTGCACGCGGGCGTCGCGCACCGCGCGGGTGCCCTCCACCCGGATACCGCCGCCCGGCTCACGCAGGCGCAGCGGCGCGAGATGGTCGATGGCCGCGCGGAAGCCGGTCGCCCAGAGGATCACATCGGCTTCGACGCTCCGGCCGTCGTCCCAGGCGACCCCCGACGGTGTGATCCGGTGGAACATCGGCAACCGGTCGAGCACCCCGGTCCGCCGGGCCTGCCGGACGGCGTCGGTCAGCGGCAGGCCGGTGACGGAGACGACGCTCTGCGGCGGCAGTCCGCGCCGTACGCGCTCCTCGACCAGCGCGACCGCCGTCCGTCCGGCGTCCTCGTCGAAGGGGCCGTCCCGGAACACCGGGGGCGCCGCGTCACCCATGTCGTCGCGGCCGCCACCTCGGCCAGTTCCATCAGATGCTGGGTCCCGGACGCTCCGCCGCCGACGACGACGACCCGCTTCCCCGCAAACCCTTCGGGGCCGCGATAGTCCGCGGTGTGCAACTGCCGCCCGCGGAAGGTTTCCTGGCCCGGGTAGCGCGGCCAGAACGGGCGGTCCCAGGTCCCGGTCGCGTTGATGAGGGCCCGCGTCGACCGGATTCCTTCGGAGGTCTCCACCGACAGGCGTCCACCGTCCCCCTCGCGGACGGCCGCGACCGCGACGGGCCGGTGCACCCCCAGGCCGAAACGCTGCTCGTAGTCGGCGAAGTACGCGCCGATCACCTCCGCGGACGGCCGTTCCTCGTCCGCGCCGGTCAGCTCCATGCCGGGCAGCGCGTGCATGCCGTGCACCTTGCCGTAGGTGAGGGAGGGCCAGCGGAACTGCCAGGCGCCACCGGGCCGCGGGGCGTGGTCGAGCACGACGAAGTCGCGGTCCGGCAGCAGTCCGGCGCGTCGCAGGTGATACGCGGCGGACAGGCCGGCCTGCCCCGCACCGACGACCACCACGTCCACTTCACGAGCCACCAAGTCGTTCACGTTTCTACCAACAGGGCGGGCGGCGCGGATCTTCCCGCAGGGCCTCACCCGCCGGCGGACGAGAAGATGGGGTCATGCCCGGAACCTTCACCACCACGACCGTGACCATCAGCACCGGCTCCGACGAGGCCGTCACCGACCTGACGGGGGAGTGCGAGCGCTTCCTGCGGGAGAACGCGGACGGCGCCGACGGCCTGCTCAACATCTTCGTCCCGCACGCCACCGCCGGTATCGCCCTCATCGAGACCGGGGCGGGCAGCGACGACGACCTGCTGACCACCCTGCACACCCTGCTCCCGGCCGACGACCGCTGGCAGCACCGGCACGGCAGCCCCGGCCACGGCAGGGACCATGTGCTGCCCGCCCTGGTCCCGCCGCATGCGACGCTTCCCGTGGTCGGCGGCCGGCTGGAACTCGGCACCTGGCAGTCCGTGTGCCTCGTCGACACCAACAAGGACAACCCGGACCGCCGGGTCAGGCTGAGCTTCCTGGGCTGACCGGCGGACCTCGCCCGCCCGCTGCGCCCGGCGAAGGCCCCGGGGAACGGGCCGCCCTCCCGCCCGGACGCTGGTCGGCGCGCCGGCAGCCGACGTACGCCGTACCGGGTCAGCGCGGCAGCAGCCCGCGGCCGGACCTCGCCGACCTCACCAGCTCGGCGACCGTGGTCAACTTCACCCGCGGTCTGCCTTCACGCAGGCCTCGGGCGATTTCGGCCCGCTCGATCGCCGCCAGCCCGGCCGCGTCGACGACCCGGCGGTTGCGGCCGCGCACCAGCCGCTGGAACGCCTTCGTCGACCGGGAGGGGGCGGGCAGCGCGCCACCGACGGCGTCGGCGAGGAGTGTGCCGACCGTCTCGGCGGCACAGGTGCGGTTCGCGCCGATGCCGCCGGACGGCCCGCGCTTGATCCACCCCACGACGTACGTCCCCGGCATTCCGGTCACGCGGCCGTTCTCGTGCGGCACGGTGCCGGTGGCCTCGGAGAAGGGCAGGCCGGCGATCGGCGCGCCCCGGTAGCCGACGGCCCGCAGCAGCATGCCCGCGGGTATCTCCCGCGCCGTCGGTGTCCCGGTGGTGCGTACGGCACGCACGGTGTCCTCGCCGAGCACATCCGACGGTGCCGAGTGGAAGCGGAACACGATGCGCCGCCCCGGGGCCGGCGGAAGGGACCAGTCGATCTCGCGGCGGGTGACGTCCTTCAGGTCGGCGGCCTTGTCCCTGGCCCCGGCGCTCTCGATGCCCGCGCCGATCCGTGGGTCGTGGTCGTCCACGACCAGCTCCACGCCGGGCAGGTGCTTGAGAGCGAGCAGTTCCGACCTGGTGTACGCCGCGTCCGAAGGGCCGCGGCGGCCGAGGAGCACCACCTCGCGCACGTGTCCGGCGCGCAGGGCGGCCAGCGCGTGGTCGGCGATGTCCGTGTCCGCCAGCGTCTCCGGGGCACTGACCAGGATCCGCGCGACGTCGACGGCCACGTTGCCGTTGCCGACCACGACCACGCGCTCGGCCGACAGATCGACGGCGTCCGCCGCGACCTCGGGGTGGGCGTTGTACCAGGCGACGAACGCCGTCGCCGAGATGCTGCCGGGCAGATCCTCTCCCGGGATCCCGAGCCGGCGGTCGCGCGAGGCGCCGACGGCGTAGATCACCGCGTCGTGGTGCGCGGCGAGTTCCTCCGCGGTGACGTCCTTGCCGACCTCGACGCCCAGGTGCATCCGCACCCGTGGATGCGTGTGGAACCGCCCGAAAGTGTCACCGACCTTCTTGGTCGCGGGATGGTCCGGTGCCACGCCGTAACGCACAAGGCCACCGGCAACCGGCAACCGGTCGACCAGCGTCACCTCGGCGTTGGTGTGCAGCAGCAGGTCCTGTGCCGCGTACATGCCGGCGGGGCCGGTGCCGACGACCGCGACCTGGATCGGCGCGAAGTCGGCCGGCAGGACGCGCTTGAACTCCGGCTCGCCCCAGACGTGGAAGTTCGGGCTCTCGCCGGCCGGTTCGGGCGTCTCGTCCTCGAAGTAGGCCGCGTTGATCGCCGCGTACTCCTGCTGCGAACCGGACAGGCTGTCCACGGGGAAGACCGCGTCCACCGGGCAGGCGTCCGCGCAGGCGCCGCAGTCGATGCAGGATCTCGGGTCGATGTACAGCATCTCCGTGCTGCCGAAGGCGCGTTCCTCCGGGGTGGGGTGGATGCAGTTGACCGGGCACACGGCGACGCAGGTGGCGTCGCTGCAGCAGGTCTGCGTGATGGCGTAGGTCATGTCGTCAACTCGGCTCGGCTCGGCTCAGGTTCGGGCGGGTCGTCGGGTCGGGTCGCTCGTGCTGTCAGATCAGGTCGGCGCGCTTGTAGAAGAAGAGGGCGGGCCGGGTGAGCAGACCGGCCGAGGCCAGGAACTCCATGAGTCCCGAACAGCTCGACCGCATCATGGACTTGTGGTGCTCGTTGGCCTTGGCCTCGCCGATGGCGCGCTCCTCGTCGAGCCCGGCGTTCGCGTAGACGTTCTTGTTCACCATGCTGGTGACGATGACGTACGACGCGATGGCGACGACGAGGGCGTTGACCTGCCGCCGCAGCCGGCCGGCGCCCCGGAGGCGCTTGCGCGTCTCGTCACGGGCGAACTTCATGTGCCGGGACTCCTCGACGACATGGATGTTGTTGATCGTCCGGACGAACGGCACCACCCGCTCGTCGCGCATCCAGTCACGTTGCATGACGTCGAGGACCTCTTCGGCGACAAGGATCGCGGCGTACGCAGCCTCGCCGAACGCGACGGTCTTGAAGACACGGCCGAGTTCGACCGCGAAGCGGTGCGGCCGGTACGCGGGAGCTCCCAGCTTCTGGGCGCCACGGGCGAACATGATCGAGTGCCGGCACTCCTCGGCGATCTCGGTGAGCGCCCACTGGAACGTGGCGTCGGTCGGGTCCTTCGCGTAGATGTCACGGAGGACCATCTGCTGAAGGATCATCTCGAACCAGATGCCGGTGCTGGCCACGGACGCGGCTTCCTGCCGCGTCAGCTCCTTGCGCTGGGCGTCCGTCAGTTCGTTCCAGTACGCGGTGCCGTAGAGGGTGCTCCACTCAGGGCTGGCGCCGTGGAAGTCCTTGTCCAGCGGCGTCTCCCAGTCCACCTCTGTGGCGGGGTCGTACGCGAGCACGGCGGCCGAGTCGAGCAACCGCCGGGCGACGTCCTGCTCGCGGGGTCGTTCCTGCGTCCTGGGCCGGAGGGTGCTGCTGGACATGGTGCGGCTCCTCGAAACGAGTGGTGTGATGTTCCTTGTTCGCTGTCGGGTGCGGGGCCGGCAGGCACCGTCGGCCGTCCTCGCCGCAAGGTGCCGCCGCAGCTTGTTAGACGCAGCGTCTAGCAAGCTGTTAGACGGACCGTATAGCAAGAGCGGGCACGGGCCTACCCCTCAGTACGAAATCGGTGAGAGGGCATGGCCGGACGTCGCCGGAGCGGGGCTCCGCGGAGCGTCGTGAATGCCGCGAAGTGCCGTGAAGCAGGCAGAAGTGAAGGCCGGTAGTGCGGCCGGGCGCGACCGAGGCGGGGCGGTCCTACTGTCGCAGCCCGCCTCGGAGCCTCGTGGGGCTCAGTAGTTCTGCCACTCGTTGAGCGTGTACTCCAGCACCACCGGGTCCATCAGCGTGCTCGCACGGACGTCCAGGCGGCGGCGGTCCAGCGGGAAGACGGCGGCCGCCTCGAGGACGGCGTCGTCCAGGAACCGCAAAGGCGGCGCCTGTTCGGCCAGACGCAGTGCCGGCGGCGGGCCGTCGGTGCCGGGAGTGGCCAGGACGAAGCCCCAGTTGCCGAAGCTCGGGACGTCCACCTGGTACTCGGTGGTGCGGTATCCGGCCTCGCCGATCGTCGCGGCGATGGACCAGTACGACTTGGGGGCGAAGAACGGGGACCCGCCCTGCACCATGACCTGGCTCTCGGGCTTCAGGACCTGCTTGAGCAGGTGGTAGAACTCGACCGAGTACAGCTTGGCGAGCGCCGCGCTGTCGGGATCGGGGAAGTCGATGACGACCGTGTCGAACCGCCGCGTGGCGTCCCGCAGCCAGTTGAAGGCGTCGGCGTTGACGGCCGTGACCCGGCGGTCGCGCAGCGCGTCCCGGTTCAGCTCACGCAGCGGCTCGAAGGTGCGGGCGAGCCTGGTCATCGCCGGATCGAGGTCGACGAGCGTGACGTCCTCGACGTCGTCGTAGCGCAGGACCTCGCGCAGGGCGAGCGCGTCGCCCCCGCCGAGGATCAGCACCGAGGAGCGTCTGCCCGACATCGCCGGGTGGACGAGGGCCTCGTGGTAGCGGTACTCGTCGACGGAGGAGAACTGCAGATCTCCGTTGAGGAACAGCCGCATGTCGGCGTCGCCGGTGAAGGCGGTGGACCGGGTGACGACTATGTCCTGGTACGGCGTGGTCTCGGCGTGCACGATCGGGTCGCGGTACAGCTGCTGCCGTGCCGTCACCTCGATGTCGTCCGCCAGCGCGTACACCGTGCCGAGCACGGCGAGGACGGCCGCCATGCCGGCCAGCAGCGACACGCGTACGACACGGCGGGTCTGCCG
Coding sequences within it:
- a CDS encoding ABC transporter ATP-binding protein, yielding MRPEHTTWTPPPKDPDQPPAEVRRILRLFRPYRGRLAVVGLLVGASSLVSVASPFLLREILDTAIPQGRTGLLSLLALGMIATAVMTSVFGVLQTLISTTVGQHVMHDLRTGVYAQLQRMPLAFFTRTRTGEVQSRIANDIGGMQATVTSTATSLVSNLTAVVAGVVAMLALDWRLTVVSLVLLPLFVWISRRVGRERKKITTQRQKQMAAMAATVTESLSVSGILLGRTMGRADSLTRSFAEESERLVDLEVRSSMAGRWRMSTIGIVMAAMPALIYWAAGFALRTGGPAISIGTLVAFVSLQQGLFRPAVSLLSTGVQMQASLALFQRIFEYLDLRVDITEPAEPVALDKVRGDVRFENVGFSYDPAQERPTLDGIDLTVPAGSSLAVVGPTGSGKSTLSYLVPRLYDVTGGRVTIDDVDVRDLAFDTLAQAVGVVSQETYLFHASVAENLRFAKPDATDEELEDAARAAQIHDHIASLPDGYDTLVGERGYRFSGGEKQRLALARTILRDPPVLVLDEATSALDTRTEHAVQQAIESLSRGRTTITIAHRLSTVRDADEIVVLDAGRIAERGSHRELLERDGRYAALVRRDAEPAPAAP
- a CDS encoding YjbQ family protein, translating into MPGTFTTTTVTISTGSDEAVTDLTGECERFLRENADGADGLLNIFVPHATAGIALIETGAGSDDDLLTTLHTLLPADDRWQHRHGSPGHGRDHVLPALVPPHATLPVVGGRLELGTWQSVCLVDTNKDNPDRRVRLSFLG
- a CDS encoding FAD-dependent oxidoreductase yields the protein MTYAITQTCCSDATCVAVCPVNCIHPTPEERAFGSTEMLYIDPRSCIDCGACADACPVDAVFPVDSLSGSQQEYAAINAAYFEDETPEPAGESPNFHVWGEPEFKRVLPADFAPIQVAVVGTGPAGMYAAQDLLLHTNAEVTLVDRLPVAGGLVRYGVAPDHPATKKVGDTFGRFHTHPRVRMHLGVEVGKDVTAEELAAHHDAVIYAVGASRDRRLGIPGEDLPGSISATAFVAWYNAHPEVAADAVDLSAERVVVVGNGNVAVDVARILVSAPETLADTDIADHALAALRAGHVREVVLLGRRGPSDAAYTRSELLALKHLPGVELVVDDHDPRIGAGIESAGARDKAADLKDVTRREIDWSLPPAPGRRIVFRFHSAPSDVLGEDTVRAVRTTGTPTAREIPAGMLLRAVGYRGAPIAGLPFSEATGTVPHENGRVTGMPGTYVVGWIKRGPSGGIGANRTCAAETVGTLLADAVGGALPAPSRSTKAFQRLVRGRNRRVVDAAGLAAIERAEIARGLREGRPRVKLTTVAELVRSARSGRGLLPR
- a CDS encoding diiron oxygenase, whose protein sequence is MSSSTLRPRTQERPREQDVARRLLDSAAVLAYDPATEVDWETPLDKDFHGASPEWSTLYGTAYWNELTDAQRKELTRQEAASVASTGIWFEMILQQMVLRDIYAKDPTDATFQWALTEIAEECRHSIMFARGAQKLGAPAYRPHRFAVELGRVFKTVAFGEAAYAAILVAEEVLDVMQRDWMRDERVVPFVRTINNIHVVEESRHMKFARDETRKRLRGAGRLRRQVNALVVAIASYVIVTSMVNKNVYANAGLDEERAIGEAKANEHHKSMMRSSCSGLMEFLASAGLLTRPALFFYKRADLI
- a CDS encoding polyamine aminopropyltransferase, whose product is MGTTTSHDTVAVEAAAAPTAAGSPPAAPAAGTPPAAYSRGARFLLLFAVFLCAACGLVYELALTALGSYLIGNSVMQTSVVISVMVFAMGIGSLAAKPLQRRAVGAFALVEGLLALVGGLSVLVLYVSFAWLRIYMPSMVVVTFAVGLLIGAEIPLLMTLLQRIRRQEAGSAVADMFAVDYIGALVGGLCFPLLLLPAFGQLKGALVVGAVNAVAGVVVVLWIFRRQTRRVVRVSLLAGMAAVLAVLGTVYALADDIEVTARQQLYRDPIVHAETTPYQDIVVTRSTAFTGDADMRLFLNGDLQFSSVDEYRYHEALVHPAMSGRRSSVLILGGGDALALREVLRYDDVEDVTLVDLDPAMTRLARTFEPLRELNRDALRDRRVTAVNADAFNWLRDATRRFDTVVIDFPDPDSAALAKLYSVEFYHLLKQVLKPESQVMVQGGSPFFAPKSYWSIAATIGEAGYRTTEYQVDVPSFGNWGFVLATPGTDGPPPALRLAEQAPPLRFLDDAVLEAAAVFPLDRRRLDVRASTLMDPVVLEYTLNEWQNY